Genomic DNA from Halobaculum sp. CBA1158:
CGACGACGAGGTGGCCGACGAGGCGGAGGCGCAGGCGCGGATCCAGGCGCTCGAAGAGCGCATGGAGGAGGCCGCGAGCAACCTGGAGTTCGAGCTGGCGGCGGACATCCGCGACCGGATTCAGGACCTCCGCCGAGAGTTCGACGTTGACCCCGAGGAGGTCGGGATCGAGCCGCCGGGCGAGGACACCGACGGGATCGATCCGGGCCCCGGCGCTGAGTTCTAGCGAGGTGGAGCGAAGCGAGACCTCGGAAGACGGCGGCGAACTTGCGGGCGAGCCGCCCAGAAAGAGAGCGAGGTGGAGCGAAGCGAGACCTCGGAAAACGGCGTTCACAAATCGCGACGCGATTTGTGAGCTCACGAGACCGCCGGTCTCGTGAACGGCGAGGTCCGTTCGTCGTTCGCGTATCCGGGGCCCTCCGATCGGCCCCGTATCAGTCGTCGGCCGCAGTCGCGCCGTCGCCCGCGTCGCCGCCGGCGTCCTCGGCCGCGCGCTCGTGGAGCCCCCGTCCCGTGGAGTAGCGGAAGTAGCCGACCAACCCGACGGCGGCGACGACGTTCGACGCCGTGATCGCCCAGAACGGTCCGAGCGCTCCCCAGCCGAGCACGTACGCGCCGACCGCGGCGACCGGGACGCGGACCGCCCAGTACTGCAGCATCGTCGAGTACATGCTCACGTCGGTCCGACCCGCGCCGTTGAAGCCCGCCTCGACCGTCCAGATCGCGCCCAGCGCCCAGTAGCCGAACGCGAGGATCTGGAGGTACGCGACCGTCAGCGTCAGCGCCTCGCCCCCAATCCCGGGGACGAACGCCGTCGCGATGAGCTCCGGGACGAGGTACTGGACGATCCCCAGCGAGCCGAGGCCGACGGTCCCGACGCCGACGCCGAGCCACGTCGCGCGCGTCGCGCGGTCGGGGCGGTCCGCGCCGAGGTTCTGGCCCACGAGGGTCGTCCCCGCCGAGCCGATGGCGGCCGCCGGGACGAACACGACCGTCGCGATGCGCGCGCCGACGGTGTAGGCGGTCAGCGCGGCCGCGCCGCCGGCGAACGAGACGATCGCGACGACGATCAGCCGGGCGACCTGCCGGGCGGCCGACTGGCCCGCCTTCGGCGCGCCGACCTCGACCAGCTCCCGGAACTCGTCGAGGTCGAGGCCGGCGGCGTCGAGGTGGAAGGTGAAGCCGCGACGCGAGGACAGCGCCGCCGCGATCATCACGAGCGCGCCGACGCCGAAGCCGACCGCCGTCGCGTAGGCGGCCCCGGCGATCCCCGAGCCGGCGTAGCCGGTCGCGGCGTACAGCGACGACTCGAGACCCCCGAGTCCGAGCATTCCGAACAGGGGATTGTCGACGAAGCCGAAGATGAGGATCGGGTCGAGCCCGACGCTGATACCGATCGACAGGAGGTTCACGAACAGCGGCGTGCGCGAGTCGCCCGCGCCGATGAAGCCGTACTCGAACACGTCGCTGACGGCGGAGACGGTGTATGCGATCGCCATCGTCGCGAGGTAGACGGCTCCGAGGGCGACGACCTCGGGTCCGGGGTCGAACAGCGACGTGAGCTGTCGCCCGAAGACGCCGGTGATCGCGACCATCGCCAGCATCACAGCGACGGCGGCGACCAGCGCGTGGAACACCGCCCGGCTGGCCCCTCGCTCGTCCCCCTCGCCGACGCGCTGGGAGACGAGGACGTGCTCGCCGGTGAACACGCCGCCGGTGACCGCCGTCATCAGCCCGATCAGCGGCGCGACGAGCCCGACGGCCGCGACGGCCTCGCCGCTGAGGCGACCGAGCCAGAGCACGTCGACGACGCTCTGGGCGACCACCGCGAGCTGCTGGGCCACGATGGGGATCGACAGGAACGCCAGCGCCCGTCCCAGCCGCCCCTCGGTGATCTCTTCGGTCGACACGTCCAACATTCGTGAATCTATTCTCCGGTATTTCCGATACAAAAAATAGCTATCGGTACAATATTCTATCACGATCGGCGTGTTGTTTTTTCCCCGCGGACCGTCGCCGTCACGACATACCGTACTCTTTTGCCCTCGGCACCGGAGATCCGCGTATGAGTAGTCGGCGGCGCAAGCCCGACTGGCTGAAGATGCGGCCGCCTTCCGGCCAGCGATTCGCCGAGATCAAGTCCACGCTCCGCGAGCACGACCTCCACACGGTGTGTGAGGAGGCCAACTGTCCCAACCTCGGGGAGTGCTGGTCAGGAGGCGGCGATGCTCCCCCGAACGCGGAGGCGGCGGACGCCGCCGACGCGAACGAGAGCGGTCCCGGTCCCGGCACCGGCCCGGGCACGGCGACGTTCATGCTGATGGGCGACCGCTGCTCGCGCGGGTGCAACTTCTGCGACGTGGAGACCGGCGGGATGGAGCCGCTTGACACCGACGAACCGGCGAACGTCGCGAGCGCGGTCGCCGAGATCGGCCTCGATTACGTCGTGCTCACCTCCGTCGACCGCGACGACCTCGCCGACGGCGGCTCCCGGCACTTCGCGGAGACGATCCGCGCGATCAAACGGCGCGACCCCTCGATCCTCGTCGAGGTGCTCATCCCCGACTTCGGCGGCGACCCCGACGCGATCGATCGGATCGTCGACGCCGGCCCGGACGTGATCGCCCACAACATCGAGACGGTCGAGCGCCTCCAGTGGCCCGTCCGCGACCGCCGGGCGGGCTACGGACAGACGCTCGACGTGCTCGAACGGGTGGACCGCGAGTCCGACATCCACACGAAGACGAGCGTCATGCTCGGCCTCGGCGAGTACGACCACGAGGTGTACCGCACCCTCCGTGACCTGCGGAGCGTCGGCGTCGACATCGTCACGCTCGGACAGTACCTCCAGCCGTCGCGCTCGCACCTGGACGTGTTCGAGTACGTCCACCCCGACGCCTTCGACACTTGGGCGCGCGTCGCCGAGGAGGAACTGGGCTTCCTCTACTGCGCCTCCGGCCCGATGGTCCGCTCCTCGTACAAGGCGGGCGAACTCTTCGTCGAGGCGCTCGTTCGCGAGGGGACGAGCGTCGAGGCGGCCCGCGAGGCCGCCCGCGCCGCCGACTGATCCCGTCTCCATCATCGATTGTCACAGATTCCCGCCGCTTCCCAGCAGTTTTCGTCGTCGCTGTCGGCCTCACCCAGTAGAACTGGACGAACGTCCGTTTCACCTCCGCATCGTCGAACGGCTTGAGAATCGGTGGCAGTATTTCTGTCCACAGTAAACTATTTACGAAAACACTATCACGCGGGGCGGACAGCGTTCGGGTATGCGAAGGTGGGTACCGTGAGCACGCTCGAGCGCGACCCCCGCGACGGCATGGTGCAGGTCCTGGACGAGGACGGGGGCGTCGTCGGCGACGTGCCGGACCTCTCCGAGGAGGAGTTCGTCGCGATGTACCGTCACATGAAACTCGCCCGCCACTTCGACGAGCGGGCGGTGTCTCTCCAGCGACAGGGGCGGATGGGGACGTACCCGCCGCTGTCCGGCCAGGAGGGAGCGCAGGTCGGCTCCGCGATGGCGCTGGCCGAGGACGACTGGATGATCCCCTCCTACCGCGAACACGGCGCGGCGATGGTTCGCGGGCTCTCGCTGGAACAGACGCTGCTGTACTGGATGGGCGACGAGCGCGGGAGCCTCGTCCCAGAGGAGGCGAACGTCTTCACGCCCGCCGTGCCGATCGCCAGCCAGATCCCCCACGCGACGGGGATGGCCTGGGCGGACAAGCTGCAGGGCGACGGCGAGACCGACACCGCCTTCATCTGCTACTTCGGCGACGGGGCGACCAGCGAGGGCGACTTCCACGAGGGATTGAACTTCGCGGGCGTGTTCGACACGCCGACGGTGTTCTTCTGCAACAACAACCAGTGGGCCATCTCGGTTCCCAGGGAGCGCCAGACGAACAGCGAGACGCTGGCGCAGAAGGCCGTCGCCTACGGCTTCGAGGGCGTCCAGATCGACGGAATGGACCCGCTGGCGGTGTACAAGGCGACGACGGAGGCGCTGGAGAAGGCGAGGAATCCCGGCGAGGGCGAGCGCCGCCCGACGCTGATCGAGGCGGTCCAGTACCGCTTCGGCGCGCACACCACCGCCGACGACCCCAGCGTCTACCGCGAGGAGGACGAGGTGGAGAAGTGGAAGGCGAAGGACCCGATCCCCCGCCTGGAGGAGTTCCTCCGGAACCAGGGGATCCTCGACGACGAGCGCGTCGCCGAGGTAGAGGAGTCCGTCCGCGAGGCGGTCGCCAACGCCATCGACGCCGCCGAGTCGACGGTGCGGCCCGACCCCGGATCGATGTTCGATCACGTGTTCGCCGAGCAGTCCCCCGAACTGCGGCGGCAGGCCGAGGAGTTCGCACAGCTTCGCGAGGAGTACGGCGACGAGGCGTTCCTGGAGGAGTGACATGAGCAGTCAAGAACAAGATCAAGCCACGCAGAACCTGACGCTGGTACAGTCGGTCCGCGACGCGCTCGCGACCGAGATGGAGTCGGACGACGACGTGCTCGTGATGGGCGAGGACGTCGGCAAAAACGGCGGCGTCTTCCGCGCCACCGAGGGCCTGTACGACGAGTTCGGCGAGGACCGCGTCATCGACACTCCGCTGGCGGAGTCGGGCATCATCGGCACGGCGGTCGGCATGGCCGCGATGGGGCTGAAGCCGGTGCCGGAGATCCAGTTCTCCGGGTTCATGTACCCCGGGTTCGACCAGATCGTGAGCCACATGGCCCGCCTGCGCACTCGGTCGCGGAGCCGGTACACGCTGCCGATGGTGCTCCGTGCGCCGTACGGCGGGGGCATCCGCGCGCCAGAACACCACTCCGAGTCGAAGGAGGCGTTCTACGCCCACGAGGCCGGGCTGAAGGTGGTGATGCCCTCGACGCCGTACGACACGAAGGGCCTGCTCATCTCGGCGATCCGCGACCCGGACCCGGTGATCTTCCTGGAGCCGAAGCTCATCTACCGCGCCTTCCGAGGCGAGGTACCCGAAGACGACTACGAGGTGCCGATCGGCGAGGCGACGACCCGCCGCGAGGGGTCGGACGTGTCCGTGTTCACCTACGGCGCGATGACGCGCCCCTCGCTCGAGGCGGCCGAGGAGCTTGCCGAGGAGGGGATCGACGCGGAGGTCGTCGACCTCAGAACGGTCTCGCCGATGGACCGCGAGGCCATCGTCGAGTCGTTCAAGAAGACCGGTCGCGCGTGCGTCGTCCACGAGGCTCCGAGGACAGGCGGGCTCGCCGGCGAGATAACCGCCACGCTCCAGGAGGAGGCGCTGCTGTACCAGGAGGCTCCGATACAGCGCGTGACGGGCTACGACGTGCCGTATCCGCTGTACGCCCTGGAGGACTACTACATGCCGAACGCGGCGCGAGTCGCCGACGGTATCAAGGAGGCCGTGGACTTCTGACCATGGCCGAGAAGGAGTTCAAACTCCCCGACGTCGGCGAGGGCGTCGCAGAGGGGGAGCTCGTCAACTGGCTGGTCGACCCCGGCGACACCGTCACCGAGGACCAGCCGGTCGCCGAGGTCGAGACGGACAAGGCGCTCGTGGAGGTCCCGTCCCCGTACAACGGGACGGTGAAGCAACTGCACGTCGAGGAGGGCCAGATGGTCCCCGTCGGCGACGTGATCGTCACTTACGAGGTCGCGGACGAGGAGGGCGAGGCCGGGAGCGACGGGACGGCCGAGGAATCCACCGACGAGTCCGCGGAAGCGACGGGATCGGCCGCCGCTGAGACCGCCGAGACCGCCGAGGCTGGAGACGACGCGGATGACTCGGCCGACGCGGCCGACACGAGCGCCGCCGGCGACGCTGCCGACGACGCCGACGAGACGCCGGCACCGTCGTCGGGTCGCGTGTTCGCGCCGCCCTCGGCCCGCCGGGCCGCACGCGAACTCGGCGTCGACATCGCCGCCGTCGAGGGGAGCGGTCCAGGCGGGCGCGTCACCGAGGGCGACGTGCGCGCCCACGTCGAGTCCGACGGCGCGCCCGATACGGGTGCCGCCGGCGACGCCGACGGAGGCGACTCCTCCGGGCCGAAGCCGGTCGACATCGACGGCAAGCGGTCGGCAGTCTCTCGAAAGAACGGCGACGGCGAGGCCGCCGGAGCCGACGCGTCCGCGTCGGCAGCGTCGTCCGTCGAGGCGGCGGGTCGCGACCGGACGCTCGCGGTGCCGGCGACGCGCAAGGCCGCCGAGGAGGCGGGCGTCGACATCGACGACGTGCCGACCGACGAGACGCGCGACGGCGAGGCGTTCGTCTCGACCGAGCAGGTGCAGCAGTACGCGCAGGCCGTGAAAGAGGCGAAGGCCGCCGAGGCGGCGGCCGAGTCCGCGACGGCCGGCGGCGACGGGGCGACCGCGACCGCTGAGGGCGGCGACGGCGAGGCGGCCCCGTCTGCCGCGTCCGCCTCCCGGGAGCCGGAGACGGTCCCGTACCGCGGCGTCCGCCGCACCATCGGCACCCAGATGGCGGAGTCGAAGTACACGGCCCCGCACGTCAGCCACCACGACACGGCCGTCGTCGACGACCTCGTCGACACCCGCGCGGAGCTGAAAGCGCGCGCCGCCGAGCGCGACGTGAAGCTGACGTACATGCCGTTCGTGATGAAGGCGATCGTGGCCGGACTCAAGCAGTTCCCGTACCTCAACTCCGAGCTTCGCGAGGACGACGAGGAGATCCTCCTCAAGAAGGAGTACAACGTCGGCATCGCGGTCGCGACCGACGCGGGGCTGATGGTCCCCGTGGTCGAGGACGTCGACGAGAAGGGGCTGCTGCGGATCGCCGAGGAGGTGAACGACCTGGCCGCCCGCGCCCGCGACCGGAAGCTCGCCCGCGAGGAGATGCAGGGCGGCACCTTCACGATCACCAACTTCGGCGCGGTCGGCGGCGAGTACGCCACCCCGATCATCAACTACCCCGAGACGGCGATCATGGGACTGGGCGCGATCGACGAGCGACCGGTCGCCGAGGACGGCGAGGTGCGGGCGGCCCACACGCTGCCGCTGTCGCTGTCGATCGACCACCGCGTCATCGACGGCGCGGAGGCGGGGCGGTTCACGAACTTCGTGATGGAGCGGCTGGAGAACCCCGAGCTGTTGCTGCTGGAGTAGCCGGACCGCGCGGCGGGTCGTCCGCCACGACTCGCAGCCGGGTTCCGATCCACGCAACTTTTGCGCCCCCACGGAGACGCCACCTCCAACAGCCATGTCCGACCTCGTCACCGTCACCGACATCCGGCGGGCCCGCGAGCGATTCGACCCGGAGATCGTTCGCGAGACGCCGGTCGAGCGCTCGCGGTCGCTCTCGGAGATGAGCGGCGCGGACGTGCGCCTCAAGATGGAACACCTCCAGCGCACCGGCTCGTTCAAGACCCGCGGTGCGTCGAACAAGATCCACGAGCTCGTCGCGGGCGGCGCGAGCCGGTCGGACGCGGGCGACGCCGAGCGCGTCGTCGCCGCGAGCGCCGGCAACCACGCCCAGGGGGTCGCGCTGGCGGCCACGAACGCCGGGATCCCCTCGACGGTCGTCATGCCCGAGGACGCCCCGCAGGCGAAGGTCGACGCCACCCGCGGCTACGGCGCGGAGGTCGTCCTCCGCGGCCGGGAGTTCCAGGTCGCGGTCGCCCACGCCCGCGACCTGGCCGACGAGCCCGGAGCCGTCTTCGTTCACGCCTACGACGACCCTGCGATCGTCGCCGGCCAGGGTACGCTCGGCCTCGAAATTGCCGAACAGGTGCCGGATCTCGACACCGTGATCGTGCCCATCGGCGGGGGCGGCCTCATCGGGGGAGTCGCCACCGCCCTCGCGGCGGTCGCCCCCGAGGTGCGCGTCGTCGGCGTGCAGGCCGATGACGCCGCGACCGTGCCCGAGAGCCTCGACAAGGGCGAACCCGTCGACCGCGAGGAGACCCGCACCATCGCCGACGGCATCGCGACCGGCGGCGTCGCCGACCTCACCTACGACCTCATCGAGCGCCATGTCGACGAGGTGGTCACCGTCAGCGACGACGAGATCGCCCACGCCATCCTCACGCTCCTGGGGCGCGCCAAGCAACTGGTCGAGGGCGCGGGCGCGGCCTCGGTCGCCGGCCTCCTGTCTGGTCGCGTCGACGTGACCGACGAGACGGTCGTCCCGCTGCTGTGCGGCGGCAACATCGACATGTCGATGCTCGACACCGTGCTCGAACACGCGATGACCGACCGCGACCAACTGCTGCGCCTGCGCGTCCGCATCGAGGACGAGCCCGGTGAGCTGTCGACGCTGTCGACGGTCCTCGCCGACCGCGGCGCGAACGTCCGTCACGTCCGCCACGACCGCGCCGTCGGGGAGCTCCGCGTCGGCGAGGCGTACCTCACCTTCGAGGTGAACACGTCCGGACGCGAACACGCCACCCAGCTCATCGACGCGATCGACGAGCGCGGCTACGAGGTAACCCGGATAAACTGACACGTCTCGTGCCGCGGTGACAACTCTCCACGCGCCGATCGTGGGAACCGTCCGCACTCCAGTCGAAACGAAGGGGTACTCGCGTCGGAGTCTGACGACTTTCGGCATATACGAAACGATTCAGCCGTTGACCGTTGTCTGACGGACGTCTGCTTTCAGACGGACGAACGGCTCTCGCTCGACCGACACATGTCAGATTAAAACTAGTATCGATCGACCGAAACGGGTCCCGGGGGATCGCCTCGACTGGAGGAGAGTTCTCGGCGAACGACGCGTCTACCGGCGGGTGGCCGTCCCCCGAGGGTTCGTCCGTTCGCTTCGCTCACTCCGCGCCGCTCGCGCTCACGGCTCGCTTCGCTCGCCGTTCACGTATCGAGGCCTCGCTCACTACGTCCGCTCGGCCTCGCCCATTTCGTGGGCGGTTCGGGCGAGACGGTCTCACTCCGTTCGACCGCCTCCACCTCACCGCCGACTATCCGAGCCCTCGCTCACTACGTTCGCTCGGCCTCGCCTGCCCGATGTTCGGAGATGATCTCGTCGACCATCGCCTCCGTCTGCTCGCGCTCGCGCTCGGCGGCGCGGCGTTCCCAGTCGTCGATCACGTCCTCCACGTCGCTCTCGCGGGCGACTGCGAGTTCGTCGACCTCCTGGATCGCCACGTCGTCGGCGGGACCGACGGGGATCTCGTGGTCGAACAGCACCTCTCGGGCGACGTCGGAGAGCCCGCCCGTCCGCAACACGACGCGGGGCTCGGTCTCGGCGAGGCGTTCGGCGGTCGCCTGCCCGGCTCCGGAGGCGTCACGGAGGTACACCACGTCGCCGGCGGCGAGTCCGTACTGCTCGTCGGCCCGGCGGATCGCCCGCTTGGTGAACTGATCGACGGTCTTCACGGACACGAGGTCTCGGCCCTTCGAGACCTCCGCGAAGTCGTCGTGGTCGAGCTTCCACAGCGTCTTGAGCCGCGCGAGCTTCTCCTCGAGTTCCTCGACGGTCTCCTCGGCCTCGTCGCGCTCGCGCTCCAGTCGGTCGTTCTCCCGGCGAATCCGGGTGACCTCGCGGTCGCGGCGGGCCTCCATGCGCTCCTCGCGGCGGGCGTCCGACAGCTCCGTCTCCAGTTCGTCGATCCTGTCGTCCTTCCGCTCGATCGTCTCCTTCAGGTCCGCGACGTGCTCGTCGAGCCGCTCGACCTGCTCCTCCAGGTCGCGGATCCGCTTTTCCTCGTCGGTGAGTTCGCGCGGCTCGGGTCCCGACTCCTCGTCGTCCTCGCCGTCGTCGTCCCGCAGGTCCGACAGCGCCCCCTCGACTGACTGCTCGTCGGCGACGACCCTGGCGATCACCTCCGCGCGGTCGACGCCGGCGGGGATCTGCCGACCGATGCGCTCGAACTGGTCGGCGTGGTCGTCGACCGCGAACAGCGCCGCGGCCAGCGCGTCGCGCTCGTGGTCGTTGTCGTACGCCTCCTCGCGGGTCCTGTGGAGCTTCTCGTCGATCGGGAGGTCCGACTCGGGCGTCCAGCCGGCGGCGTCGAAGCTCCGACGGAACGTCTCGACCGTCTCGGGCATCGGCGTCACGTCGGCGGCGACGATGACCGGTCGCCCGCGCTCGATCAGCCACTCGATCACCGCGGCGGTGTCGGCGGTCCTGGTGGAGAACACGTCGAAGACGGTGCCGTCGAGCCCCACGACGGCGGCGGCGGTGGTCGTCCCCGGGTCGATCCCGACGACGACGCGGTCGCGGCGCTTCACCAGCGGCTCGAACTCGATCCCGTCGCGTCGCTCGCGGTCGATCTCGACGCGGGTGTCTCCCCCGCGACCCGCGCTTACCGGAATGTCCTGGGGGCGTGCCTCCACGGAGAAGACGGCGTTCTGGTAGCCGCCGTACTTCTCCGTGATGTCGACCTCGTAGTCGAGCCCCGCGTCGTCCAGTTCGGACTCGACCTCGCGAGCGCGGCGCTTCACGTTCCCGTGGATCCGGCGGGTGTAGCGGTCCTGGCTCCAGCCGCCCTTGCCCGTCGAGCGACCCCTGGACACCTTCACGGTCGTCGTGTTCGTGAAAGCGGACACCTCGTAGCCGACGTTCGCGGCCGCGAGGCGGGCGCTGGCCTCCGCCTCCTTCATCGGCTTCTTGCCGTACGGGACGCCGTGGCGGGCGGCGACTCGTGAGAGCGGCTCGGGTCGCTCGTCTCCGGTCACCTGCACCAGCGCCGTGCCGTGGGGGAGCGCGCGGAGGAATCGCACGAGCGCGTCCTTGTCGGCCGCGAGTTCGTAGGCGTTGTCGGTGGCGACGATGGCGGGCTCCTCGTCCTCGATGCGCCGGCGGAGCTTCCGGTGTGAGACCACGTCCCGCTCGAACGACTCGCCGTCGAAGACGACGAGCGCGTAAGAGGGCGCGTCGCCCCGGATGTCACCGCTTTGGATGTCGACTCCGAACACGAGGGAGTCGAGCGCGCTCGTCCGGGCGTTCACGAACCGGCATTGGCGGTTGACGGTGAAAAACTCCGCGCCGGGACCGTCGTGTCACCGATCCGCACGCGCCGCTCGCTGGAGACGGCGAGAGTCGTCGACCGCGGCTCGAATCGCCGCTTCGAGCCGTTGGAACGTCCCCGATCGTCCCTTTTCGACGTACGCGTCGGCGACCGTCCACGCCGCGTCCGCGAGTGCCCACGGCGGCGCGCCCGTCGCGAGTACGACTGGCGCGCGCAGGCCGAGCCACGCCGCCCGACGGATCGCCGACTCGCCACCGACGCCAGGATCGATCACCACGCAGTCGGGCGGCCGCCTGGTCGCATCCGTCGGCGCGTCGCCGGCGTCGGCCACCGCTTCGACGGCCATCGCTTCACGTCCCAACAGCGCCGTCGCGGCCGACCGGAAGCTGTCGTTCGGATCGACCAGCAGGACCCCGATCCGGTCACAGTCGGGAGCGGGCACTTCCCGGGCGGATCTCTCCCGCGTCGCCGTGTCCTCCGACGTGATTGCGGCCATCGTCTGTCCGTTCGGCCTCGCTCGCTTAACGGATGCTATGACCCGAGTGTACCGGTGGATACGGCTACGTATCGCTCGGGGGTCCGCTGATGACAGATCGGTGGACAGGGTCTCCGCGGGTCGGTCCCGGCGTCAGCCGGCCGCTGAACGCTCACTCGTCGTCGGCGTCGGGGAACGGGACCTCGATCTCCTCGCCGTCGTCGGGCAGGAACGCCTCGCCGTCGAACGCCTCCGCGGCCTCCCGCTCCAGTTCGTGCGCCCGGCCGGCGTACCGCGAGGAGAGGTGCGTGAGCGCGAGTCGCTTCGCCTCGGCGCGGTCGGCGACCTCGGCGGCCTCTCGCGCCGTCGAGTGGGCGGTCTTGCGCGCGCGGTCGACCGCCTCGTGGAGGAACGTCGCATCGTGGACGAGTAGGTCGGCGTTCTCGGCGGCCTCGACGGTCGCCTCCACCGGGCGGGTGTCGCCGGTGTAGACGACCCGGCGGCCGGGCCGCGGCGGGCCGACGACCTCCTCCGGGTCGACGACGCGCCCGTCGTCCAACTCGATCGTCTCCCCCGCGTGGAGCCTCCCGTACGCCGGCCCGGGCGGGATCCCCAGTTCCGCTTCGGCCTTCTCGCGGTCGAACCGGCCCTTGCGGTCGGCCTCGACGAGCGCGTAGCCGACCGAGGAGGTGCGGTGGTTCGTCTCGAAGGCCCGAACCTCGTACTCCTCGCGGTCGAGCGCGACCGCGCCGGGGCGGACCTCGCGGACGGTGACCGGAAACCCGGGGTCGTGGCCGACCGCGTGCACCAGTTCCGTGAGGTGGCGTTTCGAACCGGGCGGGCCGTGGATCGCCAGCGGCTCCTCTCGGTCGTTGAAATCGAGGCTCTGGACGAGCCCGGGGATGCCGAGCACGTGGTCGCCGTGGAGGTGCGAGACGAACAGGTGCGAGAGTCCGAAGCCGGTCCCGAAGCGCATCATCTGCCGCTGGGTGCCCTCCCCGCAGTCGAACAGGAACTCGTCGCCCTCGCGGTTCAGGTGGACCGCGCTGGGGGCGCGCGACACCGTCGGCACCGCGCCGCTCGTGCCGAGGAAGGTGACCCGGATCATACGCGGGAGTGACGGGGCCGACGGTGAAACGCTGTCGAAGCGCCTCCGACCGCGGCCGCGATACCGCCCCCGAACCCCTGGGTCGACTCCCCCCGAGGACGACCGCGTCGATCGCGACTGAATCCGACGCCGTCTCGGGATTAATCCGGATGAATCCCGCTTTGCGGCCGGTTCGGTATATGCCGACGCGGTTCGTGTGATCGGGTGTAATGTCACGACACACGACGGGATGGGCGGCCGTTGCGGCGGCCCTGATGCTCGTCCTCGCCGGCTGCGCCGGCGGCGTCCCCGGGGGCTCCTCCGGAACGGACGCCGGCACCGCCGGCGGCGACGACGGGGGAACTGTGAACTTCTACATCAGCGACCAGCAGAACGCGATCGACCAGTTCGAGCACCTGAACGTCACGATCACCGAGGTCACGCTCGTCAGAGCCGACGACGGTGACGGCGAAGACGCCGACGGCGACGCAGAGACCGACGAGCCGACCGAGACGACTGAGCCGACCGAGACGACTGAGCCGACTGAGACGGTAACCACCGCGTCGACCGAGACGCCCGAGTCCGACGACGACGAAGGCGAGCAGGTCACCTACGAGGTCGACAACGTGACCGTCGACCTGACCGAGTTGCAGGGCGCGAACGCCTCGCGGCTGGGCTCGATCCCCGCCCCGAACGGCACGTACACGAAGGTGTTCGTCGAGATCGACGCGGTCGAGGGCACCCTCACCGACGGCTCCTCGGCGGACGTGAAGCTGCCGTCGAACAAGCTCCGACTGAACACGGAGTTCACCGTCGGAAACGGCGAGGAGGTCGACTTCGTGTTCGACGTGACC
This window encodes:
- a CDS encoding alpha-ketoacid dehydrogenase subunit beta, whose amino-acid sequence is MSSQEQDQATQNLTLVQSVRDALATEMESDDDVLVMGEDVGKNGGVFRATEGLYDEFGEDRVIDTPLAESGIIGTAVGMAAMGLKPVPEIQFSGFMYPGFDQIVSHMARLRTRSRSRYTLPMVLRAPYGGGIRAPEHHSESKEAFYAHEAGLKVVMPSTPYDTKGLLISAIRDPDPVIFLEPKLIYRAFRGEVPEDDYEVPIGEATTRREGSDVSVFTYGAMTRPSLEAAEELAEEGIDAEVVDLRTVSPMDREAIVESFKKTGRACVVHEAPRTGGLAGEITATLQEEALLYQEAPIQRVTGYDVPYPLYALEDYYMPNAARVADGIKEAVDF
- a CDS encoding dihydrolipoamide acetyltransferase family protein, whose amino-acid sequence is MAEKEFKLPDVGEGVAEGELVNWLVDPGDTVTEDQPVAEVETDKALVEVPSPYNGTVKQLHVEEGQMVPVGDVIVTYEVADEEGEAGSDGTAEESTDESAEATGSAAAETAETAEAGDDADDSADAADTSAAGDAADDADETPAPSSGRVFAPPSARRAARELGVDIAAVEGSGPGGRVTEGDVRAHVESDGAPDTGAAGDADGGDSSGPKPVDIDGKRSAVSRKNGDGEAAGADASASAASSVEAAGRDRTLAVPATRKAAEEAGVDIDDVPTDETRDGEAFVSTEQVQQYAQAVKEAKAAEAAAESATAGGDGATATAEGGDGEAAPSAASASREPETVPYRGVRRTIGTQMAESKYTAPHVSHHDTAVVDDLVDTRAELKARAAERDVKLTYMPFVMKAIVAGLKQFPYLNSELREDDEEILLKKEYNVGIAVATDAGLMVPVVEDVDEKGLLRIAEEVNDLAARARDRKLAREEMQGGTFTITNFGAVGGEYATPIINYPETAIMGLGAIDERPVAEDGEVRAAHTLPLSLSIDHRVIDGAEAGRFTNFVMERLENPELLLLE
- a CDS encoding MATE family efflux transporter — protein: MLDVSTEEITEGRLGRALAFLSIPIVAQQLAVVAQSVVDVLWLGRLSGEAVAAVGLVAPLIGLMTAVTGGVFTGEHVLVSQRVGEGDERGASRAVFHALVAAVAVMLAMVAITGVFGRQLTSLFDPGPEVVALGAVYLATMAIAYTVSAVSDVFEYGFIGAGDSRTPLFVNLLSIGISVGLDPILIFGFVDNPLFGMLGLGGLESSLYAATGYAGSGIAGAAYATAVGFGVGALVMIAAALSSRRGFTFHLDAAGLDLDEFRELVEVGAPKAGQSAARQVARLIVVAIVSFAGGAAALTAYTVGARIATVVFVPAAAIGSAGTTLVGQNLGADRPDRATRATWLGVGVGTVGLGSLGIVQYLVPELIATAFVPGIGGEALTLTVAYLQILAFGYWALGAIWTVEAGFNGAGRTDVSMYSTMLQYWAVRVPVAAVGAYVLGWGALGPFWAITASNVVAAVGLVGYFRYSTGRGLHERAAEDAGGDAGDGATAADD
- the pdhA gene encoding pyruvate dehydrogenase (acetyl-transferring) E1 component subunit alpha, yielding MSTLERDPRDGMVQVLDEDGGVVGDVPDLSEEEFVAMYRHMKLARHFDERAVSLQRQGRMGTYPPLSGQEGAQVGSAMALAEDDWMIPSYREHGAAMVRGLSLEQTLLYWMGDERGSLVPEEANVFTPAVPIASQIPHATGMAWADKLQGDGETDTAFICYFGDGATSEGDFHEGLNFAGVFDTPTVFFCNNNQWAISVPRERQTNSETLAQKAVAYGFEGVQIDGMDPLAVYKATTEALEKARNPGEGERRPTLIEAVQYRFGAHTTADDPSVYREEDEVEKWKAKDPIPRLEEFLRNQGILDDERVAEVEESVREAVANAIDAAESTVRPDPGSMFDHVFAEQSPELRRQAEEFAQLREEYGDEAFLEE
- the lipA gene encoding lipoyl synthase, with product MSSRRRKPDWLKMRPPSGQRFAEIKSTLREHDLHTVCEEANCPNLGECWSGGGDAPPNAEAADAADANESGPGPGTGPGTATFMLMGDRCSRGCNFCDVETGGMEPLDTDEPANVASAVAEIGLDYVVLTSVDRDDLADGGSRHFAETIRAIKRRDPSILVEVLIPDFGGDPDAIDRIVDAGPDVIAHNIETVERLQWPVRDRRAGYGQTLDVLERVDRESDIHTKTSVMLGLGEYDHEVYRTLRDLRSVGVDIVTLGQYLQPSRSHLDVFEYVHPDAFDTWARVAEEELGFLYCASGPMVRSSYKAGELFVEALVREGTSVEAAREAARAAD